One Methylophaga thalassica genomic window carries:
- the queC gene encoding 7-cyano-7-deazaguanine synthase QueC, producing MKKAVILLSGGLDSATVLAIAQQQGYKCFTMSFDYGQRHRAELHASAKLAEAMGVTEHKVINIDLTAIGGSALTDSSIAVPQQHEEGIPITYVPARNTVFLSIALGWAEVLEADAIFVGVNAVDYSGYPDCRPEYIAAFETMANLATKTGVEGHKLTIETPLIDLSKQAIIEKGISLGVDYSLTVSCYQADNEGRACGECDSCRFRKEGFRQAGITDPTPYQD from the coding sequence TTGAAAAAAGCCGTCATTCTTTTATCCGGTGGGCTTGACTCTGCGACTGTGCTGGCGATTGCCCAGCAGCAGGGATATAAATGTTTCACGATGAGCTTTGATTATGGTCAACGTCATCGAGCAGAATTACACGCCTCAGCCAAACTTGCTGAAGCCATGGGTGTTACTGAACATAAAGTTATCAATATTGATCTCACTGCCATTGGTGGTTCGGCACTGACGGATTCGTCCATAGCTGTTCCACAACAGCACGAAGAAGGCATTCCTATTACCTATGTGCCAGCACGAAATACAGTATTTTTATCAATTGCATTAGGATGGGCAGAGGTTTTAGAAGCGGATGCCATTTTTGTTGGTGTCAATGCAGTAGATTATTCTGGCTATCCGGATTGTCGTCCTGAATACATTGCTGCTTTTGAGACGATGGCCAATTTAGCAACAAAAACGGGTGTGGAAGGTCATAAGTTAACGATAGAGACTCCACTAATAGACTTAAGTAAGCAGGCCATTATTGAAAAAGGTATTTCCTTAGGTGTGGATTACAGTCTCACTGTGTCATGCTATCAAGCTGATAATGAAGGCCGGGCGTGTGGTGAATGTGATTCTTGCCGATTCCGCAAAGAAGGTTTCAGGCAAGCAGGCATAACGGATCCAACACCTTATCAAGACTGA
- the queE gene encoding 7-carboxy-7-deazaguanine synthase QueE, giving the protein MAQCRITEIFYSLQGESRTVGLPTVFVRLTGCPLRCGYCDTEYAFHGGEKMDLDEIVAKVAAFNPRYVCVTGGEPLAQPNCIPLLTALCDRGYEVSLETSGAMDISKVDKRVSRVMDLKTPGSGEESKNRYENIELLNTHDQLKFVVCHRDDYDWAKEKLQQHQLNERCEVLFSPIHGQLQPAELAEWVVEDNLPVRMQIQMHKYLWGEEKGR; this is encoded by the coding sequence ATGGCGCAATGTCGTATAACGGAAATTTTTTATTCTCTACAGGGTGAGTCCCGTACAGTGGGACTGCCGACTGTGTTTGTGAGGCTGACAGGCTGTCCGCTTCGCTGTGGTTATTGTGATACTGAGTATGCATTTCATGGCGGAGAAAAGATGGACCTCGATGAGATTGTGGCCAAAGTCGCTGCGTTTAATCCTCGATATGTCTGTGTGACAGGTGGTGAACCACTCGCTCAGCCCAACTGTATACCTCTATTAACGGCATTGTGTGATCGTGGTTATGAGGTGTCATTAGAAACCAGTGGGGCTATGGATATAAGTAAAGTGGATAAACGTGTCAGCCGCGTTATGGACCTGAAAACACCAGGCTCAGGCGAAGAAAGTAAAAATCGTTATGAGAATATCGAACTATTAAATACTCACGATCAGCTTAAATTTGTGGTTTGTCATCGTGATGATTATGACTGGGCAAAAGAGAAATTACAGCAGCATCAGCTAAATGAACGATGTGAAGTATTGTTTTCCCCTATTCACGGGCAGTTACAACCAGCTGAGCTTGCTGAGTGGGTTGTTGAAGACAATTTACCCGTAAGAATGCAAATACAGATGCACAAATATCTGTGGGGTGAGGAGAAAGGACGTTGA
- the ybgF gene encoding tol-pal system protein YbgF: protein MQINGKKKFICAVILAVTLPNISWAETEPLQQRVERLERIIQGQGLMNLITRVDQLQNEIQRLNGDNETLRHELEQAQKRQKEMYIDLDERMQKLETNASTDASNSVSSDEPADTSMANAGINETTDEPSPTDAAPVAVENGEAAYQAALQTLRSGQYQQAIDALAKFPEQYPGSVYLPNAYYWQGEAKYVLRQFADAAALFQIVIDEYPTSSKVADALLKRGFSEQEMGDSQRAEATLNQVVEKYPNSSAARLAKARLERINQQAN from the coding sequence ATGCAGATTAACGGCAAAAAAAAATTCATTTGTGCCGTGATTCTGGCTGTTACTCTGCCCAATATTAGTTGGGCAGAGACAGAGCCACTTCAGCAGCGTGTAGAAAGGCTGGAGCGAATCATTCAAGGCCAGGGGCTGATGAACCTGATAACTCGTGTTGATCAGTTACAAAATGAAATTCAACGTCTTAATGGTGACAATGAAACATTAAGGCATGAGCTAGAGCAAGCGCAAAAACGTCAGAAAGAAATGTATATTGACTTAGACGAGCGCATGCAAAAATTAGAAACCAACGCCTCTACGGATGCGAGTAATTCAGTAAGCAGTGATGAGCCAGCAGATACTTCAATGGCGAATGCTGGTATTAATGAAACAACGGATGAGCCATCTCCCACTGATGCAGCGCCAGTCGCTGTTGAAAATGGTGAGGCCGCCTATCAAGCTGCACTGCAAACGCTGCGAAGCGGTCAATACCAACAGGCAATTGATGCCTTAGCAAAATTCCCTGAACAATATCCGGGCAGTGTGTATTTACCTAATGCCTATTATTGGCAAGGTGAAGCAAAATATGTGTTAAGACAGTTTGCTGATGCGGCTGCGCTTTTCCAAATCGTTATTGATGAATATCCTACAAGCTCAAAAGTAGCAGATGCGCTTTTGAAAAGAGGGTTTAGCGAACAGGAAATGGGGGATAGCCAACGAGCTGAAGCTACGTTGAATCAAGTAGTAGAAAAGTACCCAAATAGTTCTGCAGCCAGACTCGCAAAAGCCAGGTTAGAACGTATCAATCAGCAAGCTAATTAA
- the pal gene encoding peptidoglycan-associated lipoprotein Pal, whose amino-acid sequence MKKLKLFAVLVPLLWLAACSSTPNKGMNEGDVAVEDLSAQTSGVNGQGNADSSEYGSETQVVVGEDGYQGNELNDPSNPLSNRVVYFEYDSANVRQEDQATLQAHAAYLAKHPNVTVRLEGHTDERGSREYNLALGERRALSIRQILMLQGADISQFQVTSFGEERPAVDGSDESAWAQNRRVEIVYLGR is encoded by the coding sequence ATGAAAAAATTAAAATTGTTTGCGGTCTTAGTTCCATTGCTATGGTTAGCTGCTTGTAGTTCAACACCCAATAAAGGTATGAATGAAGGTGATGTGGCTGTAGAGGATCTAAGTGCACAAACATCAGGAGTTAATGGACAAGGTAATGCTGACAGTAGTGAGTACGGCTCAGAAACTCAGGTTGTTGTGGGTGAAGATGGCTACCAAGGTAATGAGTTGAATGATCCTTCAAATCCATTATCTAACCGTGTGGTTTATTTTGAATATGACAGTGCGAATGTTCGCCAGGAAGATCAGGCAACATTGCAAGCACATGCTGCTTATTTAGCGAAACACCCTAATGTGACAGTCAGATTAGAAGGTCATACTGACGAACGTGGTTCGCGTGAATATAACCTTGCATTAGGTGAACGCCGTGCTTTATCTATTCGTCAAATTTTAATGTTACAAGGTGCTGACATCAGTCAATTCCAGGTAACAAGTTTTGGTGAAGAAAGACCAGCAGTTGATGGTTCTGATGAATCTGCCTGGGCGCAAAACCGTCGTGTAGAAATTGTTTATTTAGGTCGATAG
- the tolB gene encoding Tol-Pal system beta propeller repeat protein TolB, whose protein sequence is MFTRWLKTVALLMFFVPWPAHALLTIEITGGSEAALPIAVVPFGNEGFAPPEDISSIISNDLKSSGRFAPLKQSELISQPHEGQQVNFADWRLLRSEGLLIGKVSSQDGENYQVQFQLYDVYKSQQLVGKRYNVPASGMRNLAHQIADIVYETLTGEKGVFSTRLAFVTEIKNADGSKRYALQISDADGASPRTVLQSRQPIMSPSWAPDGDRLAYVTFENAKSEIFVQELSTGKRQSVASFRGLNSAPAWSPDGKKLAVTLSKNGNPEIYVLELSTGKLSRVTHNSQAIDTEAVWMPNGREILFTSDRGGRPQIYKVNADGGRAERVTFEGNYNASADISPDGRMMTMVHGVNGKFHIAVQDLETGAVQVLTETRADESPSFAPNGRMILYATEQKGRGVLAAVSVDGRIKQRLGESGSAVREPAWSPFKK, encoded by the coding sequence ATGTTCACACGTTGGTTAAAAACAGTCGCGCTATTAATGTTTTTCGTGCCATGGCCGGCACATGCGTTATTAACAATCGAAATTACAGGCGGTTCGGAAGCGGCATTACCTATTGCTGTCGTACCCTTTGGCAATGAGGGCTTCGCGCCGCCGGAAGATATTTCCAGCATCATCAGTAATGATTTAAAAAGTAGTGGTCGCTTCGCACCATTAAAACAAAGCGAGTTAATTTCGCAGCCACATGAAGGCCAGCAGGTGAACTTTGCGGATTGGCGGTTATTACGTTCTGAAGGCTTATTGATCGGTAAGGTTAGCAGCCAGGATGGAGAAAACTATCAAGTACAATTCCAATTGTATGATGTATACAAATCACAGCAACTGGTAGGTAAACGCTATAATGTGCCCGCGTCTGGTATGCGCAACCTTGCACATCAAATCGCCGATATTGTCTATGAAACCCTGACTGGTGAAAAAGGTGTCTTTTCAACACGTCTGGCCTTTGTGACAGAAATTAAGAATGCAGATGGTAGTAAGCGTTATGCCTTACAAATTTCTGATGCCGATGGTGCAAGCCCAAGAACGGTACTGCAATCAAGACAACCTATCATGTCGCCAAGTTGGGCACCTGATGGTGATCGTCTGGCCTATGTGACATTTGAAAATGCGAAATCTGAGATTTTTGTGCAAGAACTCAGTACAGGTAAAAGACAATCAGTCGCTTCTTTCCGTGGTTTGAACAGTGCGCCAGCCTGGTCACCCGATGGCAAAAAATTAGCGGTTACCTTATCAAAAAACGGTAACCCGGAAATTTATGTCTTAGAATTAAGCACTGGAAAATTGTCACGTGTGACACACAATTCACAAGCGATTGATACTGAAGCGGTATGGATGCCAAATGGTCGTGAGATTTTATTTACCTCTGACCGTGGCGGCAGACCACAAATTTATAAAGTGAATGCAGATGGTGGACGTGCTGAACGTGTTACCTTTGAAGGCAACTACAATGCCTCTGCAGATATTTCTCCTGATGGACGCATGATGACAATGGTACATGGCGTTAACGGCAAGTTTCATATTGCCGTGCAGGATTTAGAGACAGGCGCGGTTCAGGTGTTAACTGAAACGCGAGCTGATGAGTCCCCGAGCTTTGCGCCAAACGGCCGCATGATTTTATATGCAACCGAGCAAAAAGGCAGAGGTGTATTAGCGGCAGTGTCCGTTGATGGCCGAATTAAACAACGCCTGGGAGAATCAGGTAGTGCGGTACGTGAACCGGCATGGTCGCCTTTTAAAAAGTAA
- the tolA gene encoding cell envelope integrity protein TolA → MKHNIVDNLFAGASSLVLHVVLFAMFIIGMDLTSTPKPLAQEPQKEIVQATVLDENLVEQEVARLEKLEQDKKNAEQERQQKVQEQLEETQKELARKEQEYQDMEERSRIEAEQRAKAAEEEKQRIADLAKQREAEEQKRLEAEKQRKLEEERKQKAEAERKQAELEKQKVEAEKKRLEEEKRKAEAEKKRIEEEKQKAAAEKKRLEEEKRKAEEAKQKAEAEKKRLEEEKRKAEAEAKRKAEEAKRKAEEEARRKAAESDLQRQLEQEQQEREARRVKGVVDQYSLMIQQRVKRYWLRPANVQSGLQCTVQVSLLPGGDVKNVKIVKSSGNSVFDRSAESAVYKAAPLPQPSDPKAAAALRDFQFIFKPE, encoded by the coding sequence ATGAAACACAATATCGTCGACAATCTTTTTGCTGGCGCATCATCTCTGGTGTTACATGTCGTCCTTTTTGCCATGTTCATCATTGGTATGGATTTGACTTCAACGCCAAAACCATTAGCACAGGAACCACAAAAAGAAATTGTTCAGGCAACCGTGTTAGATGAAAACCTGGTCGAGCAGGAAGTTGCTCGTCTGGAGAAGCTTGAGCAAGATAAGAAAAACGCTGAGCAGGAACGTCAGCAAAAAGTGCAGGAGCAGTTGGAAGAAACACAAAAAGAACTTGCCCGTAAGGAGCAGGAATATCAGGACATGGAAGAACGCTCTCGTATTGAAGCAGAACAGAGAGCGAAGGCTGCAGAAGAAGAAAAACAGCGTATTGCCGATCTAGCCAAACAAAGAGAAGCGGAAGAACAAAAACGTTTGGAAGCAGAAAAACAAAGAAAACTGGAAGAAGAACGTAAACAAAAAGCTGAAGCTGAGCGTAAACAGGCTGAACTTGAAAAACAAAAAGTAGAAGCCGAGAAAAAACGCTTAGAGGAAGAAAAGCGCAAAGCTGAAGCTGAGAAAAAGCGTATAGAAGAAGAAAAACAAAAAGCGGCGGCAGAGAAAAAACGGTTAGAAGAAGAGAAGCGTAAAGCGGAAGAAGCGAAACAAAAGGCCGAAGCTGAGAAGAAACGTTTAGAGGAAGAAAAACGCAAAGCCGAAGCTGAAGCCAAACGTAAAGCAGAAGAAGCGAAACGTAAGGCCGAAGAGGAAGCTCGTAGAAAAGCTGCCGAGTCTGATCTTCAGCGCCAGCTTGAGCAGGAACAGCAAGAGCGTGAAGCACGCCGGGTAAAAGGTGTTGTCGATCAATACAGTCTGATGATTCAGCAACGTGTAAAACGTTATTGGTTAAGGCCGGCAAATGTTCAATCAGGACTTCAATGTACAGTACAAGTGTCACTGTTACCCGGTGGTGATGTTAAGAATGTGAAAATTGTTAAAAGTAGTGGCAATTCAGTCTTTGACCGATCTGCTGAGTCAGCTGTATATAAAGCAGCGCCACTACCGCAGCCTTCAGATCCAAAAGCTGCAGCAGCATTACGAGATTTTCAATTTATCTTTAAACCCGAATAG
- the tolR gene encoding protein TolR: MAVHSNRRQRRKAMSDINVVPYIDVMLVLLIIFMITAPMLTQGVQVELPQADANPVDSPENTEPFVVSVDAEGNFYAAVGDKQDEAVGPERLMAITSAVLSRNPKTPVMVKGDSAASYGNVVSAMALLQKAGAPSVGLITQQPESTENAQ; the protein is encoded by the coding sequence ATGGCTGTACATTCAAACAGACGACAACGACGCAAGGCGATGAGCGACATTAATGTTGTGCCCTATATCGACGTCATGCTGGTGTTATTAATCATCTTTATGATCACTGCCCCCATGTTGACTCAGGGGGTTCAGGTTGAGTTACCGCAGGCAGATGCAAACCCCGTTGACTCACCAGAAAATACAGAGCCTTTTGTTGTTTCTGTTGATGCAGAAGGCAACTTTTATGCGGCTGTAGGCGACAAGCAAGATGAAGCTGTTGGGCCAGAAAGATTGATGGCAATAACCAGCGCAGTCTTGAGCCGTAACCCTAAAACACCTGTGATGGTGAAAGGTGATAGTGCAGCGAGTTATGGGAATGTGGTTTCTGCAATGGCGCTGTTGCAAAAAGCGGGTGCGCCGAGTGTTGGCCTGATTACCCAACAGCCAGAATCAACCGAGAACGCTCAGTAA
- the tolQ gene encoding protein TolQ gives MTADLSIITLIAEASLIVKLVMLVLLMISFYSWLIIFRKRGELAKAKRDADNFEDKFWSGNELNRLYEDISSRPHTSRGMEGIFEVGFKEFVRLKKTSTDSNYVLEGAQRVMRISLAREIDQLETSLPFLATAGSTSPYIGLFGTVWGIMNSFRALGNVQQATLSMVAPGISEALIATAMGLFAAIPAVIAYNRYSNEVERLINRYDTFLEEFSSILQRQHS, from the coding sequence GTGACTGCTGATCTATCGATTATCACCTTAATAGCTGAAGCTAGTTTGATTGTTAAACTGGTGATGCTGGTGTTATTAATGATTTCATTTTATTCGTGGCTGATTATCTTCCGTAAGCGAGGCGAGTTGGCAAAAGCAAAACGTGACGCGGATAATTTTGAAGATAAATTCTGGTCTGGCAACGAGCTGAATCGACTCTATGAAGACATTTCCTCACGGCCACACACCAGCCGGGGCATGGAAGGTATCTTTGAAGTCGGTTTTAAAGAATTTGTCCGCTTAAAGAAAACCTCGACAGATAGTAACTATGTACTTGAAGGCGCCCAGCGTGTGATGCGAATTTCGCTGGCCAGAGAAATTGACCAATTAGAAACCTCACTGCCATTTCTGGCAACAGCAGGTTCTACCAGTCCTTATATCGGTTTGTTTGGTACGGTTTGGGGGATTATGAATTCTTTCCGTGCATTAGGTAATGTTCAGCAGGCAACGTTATCGATGGTTGCGCCGGGGATTTCAGAAGCTTTGATCGCTACCGCAATGGGTCTGTTTGCTGCTATTCCAGCCGTTATTGCCTATAACCGTTACTCCAACGAAGTGGAGCGTTTAATCAATCGCTACGATACTTTCCTGGAAGAGTTTTCTTCTATTTTACAGCGTCAACATAGTTAG
- the ybgC gene encoding tol-pal system-associated acyl-CoA thioesterase gives MQEFVWPIRVYYEDTDSGGVVYHSQYVNFMERARTEWLRALGVEQSTLRQEQGLLFAVHSMQINYRRPAVFNDLLQVISRLQKRSGASIVFEQSIYRGEELLCDALVRVASLNAETFRPKPIPNFILTELHSDC, from the coding sequence ATGCAAGAATTTGTTTGGCCAATCCGGGTTTATTATGAAGATACCGATAGTGGCGGAGTCGTGTATCATTCGCAATACGTGAACTTTATGGAACGGGCAAGAACGGAGTGGTTAAGAGCGTTAGGCGTTGAGCAGAGTACACTCAGACAAGAACAAGGTTTGTTGTTTGCTGTGCATTCAATGCAGATTAATTATCGGCGTCCTGCTGTATTTAATGACCTCTTACAAGTCATCTCCCGTCTGCAGAAAAGATCCGGTGCCAGTATTGTTTTTGAGCAGAGTATCTATCGCGGTGAGGAACTGTTGTGTGATGCTTTGGTCAGAGTTGCGAGTCTTAATGCAGAGACATTTCGCCCCAAACCCATACCTAATTTTATTTTGACGGAGTTGCATAGTGACTGCTGA
- the ruvB gene encoding Holliday junction branch migration DNA helicase RuvB, protein MEERFISPQSNNDEERIDRAIRPITLEDYIGQPVVREQMDLFISAAKQRKEALDHTLIFGPPGLGKTTLANIIANEMGVNLRQTSGPVLERPGDLAALLTNLEPNDVLFVDEIHRLSPIVEEVLYPAMEDYQIDIMIGEGPAARSIKLDLEPFTLVGATTRAGSLTSPLRDRFGIVQRLEFYNTQDLSTIVERSARILNVKLDASGAHEVARRSRGTPRIANRLLRRVRDYAEVRFNGEVTAEIARQALDLLDVDNYGFDMLDRKLLLAIIEKFEGGPVGLDNLAAAIGEERGTIEDVLEPYLILEGFIMRTPRGRVATKRAWLHLGLSPDLTLDGQ, encoded by the coding sequence ATGGAAGAACGGTTTATTTCTCCACAGAGCAATAACGATGAAGAACGTATTGATCGTGCAATTCGTCCGATTACGCTTGAGGATTATATTGGTCAACCGGTTGTCCGTGAGCAGATGGACTTGTTTATTTCAGCGGCTAAACAGCGAAAAGAGGCACTTGATCACACCTTGATTTTTGGGCCGCCCGGGTTAGGTAAAACGACTCTGGCGAATATTATTGCCAATGAAATGGGGGTCAATCTACGCCAAACATCGGGGCCTGTTCTGGAGAGACCCGGCGATTTGGCTGCCTTACTGACTAACCTCGAACCTAATGATGTTTTGTTTGTTGATGAGATTCACCGACTGAGTCCTATCGTTGAGGAAGTGCTTTATCCGGCGATGGAAGACTACCAAATCGATATCATGATTGGTGAAGGCCCTGCTGCTCGTTCTATCAAGCTGGACTTGGAACCATTTACGCTGGTGGGAGCTACCACTCGGGCAGGCTCACTCACTTCACCTTTACGCGATCGCTTTGGGATTGTTCAACGACTGGAGTTCTACAATACACAGGATTTAAGTACGATTGTTGAACGAAGTGCCCGGATATTGAATGTAAAGTTAGATGCCAGTGGTGCTCATGAAGTAGCACGACGTTCACGCGGTACACCGCGTATAGCTAATCGTTTGCTGCGCCGTGTTCGAGATTATGCTGAGGTGCGTTTTAACGGCGAGGTGACAGCGGAAATTGCCAGACAGGCACTGGACTTACTTGATGTCGATAATTATGGCTTCGATATGTTAGACCGGAAATTACTGCTGGCGATTATTGAGAAGTTTGAAGGCGGGCCTGTAGGTTTAGATAACCTGGCGGCGGCCATTGGTGAAGAACGTGGCACGATAGAAGATGTACTTGAGCCATACTTGATTCTGGAAGGCTTTATTATGCGCACTCCACGTGGTCGTGTCGCGACCAAGCGTGCCTGGCTGCACCTGGGATTAAGTCCTGATCTGACATTGGACGGCCAATAA
- the ruvA gene encoding Holliday junction branch migration protein RuvA — translation MIGRLRGIIIEKQPPELVLDVHGVGYELSAPMSTFFNLPAVNEEVMLFTHMVVREDAQLLYAFATERERLLFRSLLKVNGVGAKLALTILSGSDVDTFARSVQEGDTASLTRLPGVGKKTAERLIVEMRDRLKEVSSAMGIDTIVSEMPMTTAGAKSEAIEALVALGYKPNEADKMIRSFDSEGMTTEQIIRQALQRN, via the coding sequence ATGATTGGACGTTTGCGGGGCATCATTATTGAAAAGCAGCCACCAGAACTTGTTCTGGATGTGCATGGCGTTGGTTATGAGTTATCAGCACCCATGTCGACCTTCTTTAATTTACCCGCTGTGAATGAAGAAGTGATGCTTTTCACTCATATGGTGGTGAGAGAGGATGCTCAGCTTTTATATGCCTTCGCGACTGAACGTGAGCGTTTACTTTTCAGAAGTCTATTGAAAGTCAACGGGGTAGGTGCCAAGCTTGCCTTAACGATTCTTTCTGGCAGTGATGTGGATACTTTTGCCCGTAGCGTGCAGGAGGGGGATACCGCCAGTCTCACCCGTTTACCTGGCGTAGGTAAAAAAACAGCCGAAAGATTGATTGTCGAAATGCGTGACCGACTTAAAGAAGTCAGCTCAGCTATGGGCATTGATACCATTGTTTCGGAAATGCCAATGACAACAGCCGGTGCTAAAAGCGAAGCGATTGAAGCGCTGGTGGCACTGGGTTATAAACCTAACGAAGCCGATAAAATGATACGCAGCTTTGATAGTGAAGGTATGACGACCGAACAAATCATCCGCCAAGCATTGCAGAGAAACTGA
- the ruvC gene encoding crossover junction endodeoxyribonuclease RuvC, whose product MPRILGIDPGSRKTGFGIIEIDGKKIKHVINGRLMVGDGEFADRLRQIFEGLTDLIERYQPDMMAIEKVFLHKNADSALKLGQARGAAICAAVNQQLTVSEYTATQIKKAVVGNGHANKAQIQYMMSVILSLPESPEEDAADALACALTHAHHSAIGGSQSKLPAGMRTTRRGGRYSR is encoded by the coding sequence ATGCCACGTATCCTGGGGATTGATCCTGGTTCAAGAAAAACCGGTTTTGGCATTATCGAAATTGATGGAAAAAAAATAAAACACGTCATCAACGGCCGTTTAATGGTCGGTGATGGCGAGTTTGCCGATAGATTAAGGCAAATTTTTGAAGGTTTAACGGATCTGATTGAACGTTATCAACCCGATATGATGGCGATTGAAAAAGTTTTTTTACATAAAAACGCCGATTCTGCTTTAAAACTGGGGCAGGCCCGTGGCGCGGCTATCTGTGCGGCGGTAAATCAGCAATTGACGGTGTCAGAATATACGGCGACCCAAATAAAAAAAGCCGTGGTCGGCAATGGCCATGCAAATAAAGCACAAATTCAATATATGATGTCGGTGATTTTGAGTTTACCTGAATCACCCGAAGAGGATGCGGCCGATGCTTTGGCCTGCGCTCTTACGCATGCACATCACTCTGCTATTGGTGGTAGCCAGAGTAAATTACCAGCAGGTATGCGCACCACTCGGCGCGGAGGAAGGTATAGTCGATGA
- a CDS encoding YebC/PmpR family DNA-binding transcriptional regulator, giving the protein MAGHSKWANIQHRKGAQDAKRGKLFTKLIREITVAAKMGGSDPAANPRLRAAIDKALGANMTKDVIERATKRGAGELEGVNYEEIRYEGYGPNGTAIMVDCMTDNRNRTVAAVRNVFTKRGGNMGTDGCVAFLFNKKGIISLASGTDEDAVMEVALEAGAEDIVTNADGSIDVFTSPEDYSTVKDALDAAGLETESAQVTMHPDTTVSLDVDDAQKAINMIEAFEDLDDVQEVYSNADFSDEVMAQLNS; this is encoded by the coding sequence ATGGCAGGTCATAGTAAGTGGGCAAATATTCAGCATAGAAAAGGTGCACAGGATGCCAAGCGTGGCAAACTCTTCACTAAGCTGATTCGTGAAATTACTGTTGCAGCCAAAATGGGCGGCAGTGATCCAGCAGCAAACCCACGATTACGTGCTGCAATCGATAAAGCGCTCGGCGCGAACATGACAAAAGATGTTATCGAGCGTGCAACAAAACGCGGTGCCGGTGAACTGGAAGGCGTTAACTATGAAGAAATTCGTTATGAAGGTTACGGCCCTAATGGGACGGCTATTATGGTTGACTGCATGACCGATAACCGTAACCGCACTGTTGCCGCTGTGCGTAATGTTTTCACCAAGCGCGGTGGCAATATGGGAACGGATGGTTGCGTCGCTTTTCTGTTCAACAAAAAAGGCATTATTTCACTGGCCAGTGGTACTGATGAAGATGCGGTGATGGAAGTCGCGCTTGAAGCAGGTGCTGAAGATATTGTGACCAATGCTGATGGCTCTATTGATGTGTTTACTTCGCCTGAAGACTATTCAACGGTCAAAGATGCATTAGATGCTGCTGGGCTGGAAACTGAATCAGCCCAGGTAACCATGCATCCTGATACCACCGTCAGTCTGGATGTCGATGATGCCCAAAAAGCCATCAATATGATCGAAGCATTTGAAGATCTGGATGATGTGCAGGAAGTGTATTCCAACGCGGACTTTTCTGATGAGGTCATGGCTCAGCTGAATAGCTGA